In Nasonia vitripennis strain AsymCx chromosome 2, Nvit_psr_1.1, whole genome shotgun sequence, a genomic segment contains:
- the LOC100116996 gene encoding spectrin alpha chain isoform X1, which produces MDQQITPKEVKILENPEDIQERREQVLGRYANFKSEARSKRDKLEDSRRFQYFKRDADELEGWIYEKLQAASDESYKDPTNLQAKIQKHQAFEAEVAAHSNAIVLLDNTGSEMIAQHHFASDIIRKRLEELHRLWELLLNRLADKGLKLQQALVLVQFIRHCDEVMFWIHDKEVFVTTDEFGQDLEHVEVLQRKFDEFQKDMTSQEYRVTEVNELADKLLLDAHPERDTILRRKEELNESWQRLKQLAILRQEKLFGAHEIQRFNRDADETMAWIGEKDAVLSSDDFGRDLASVQLLQRTHENIERDLAALEDKVATLSTEADRLAGIHQAEHSQQIQSKRAEILQSWESLTAKAKERRFKLDESYYLHRFLADYRDLVSWMNNMRAIISADELAKDVAGAEALLERHQEHKGEIDARADSFDSTGLAGSKLLERQHYAASEVAIKLESLAADKASLLELWEKRRILYEQCMDLQLFYRDTEQADAWMAKQEAFLANEDLGDSLDSVEALIKKHEDFDKSLAAQEEKIKALDEFASKLIEGEHYAADEVAQRRQALLQRRSALLEKSALRRRALEDAYKLQQFERDCDETKGWVNEKLKFATDDSYLDPTNLNGKLQKHQNFEQELQANKTRMQEMVAQGQELIEAEHYARERIQSRIKEIVELWESLTEATEKKGNKLQEAAQQQQFNRTVEDVELWLSEVEGQLLSEDYGKDLTSVQNLQKKHALLEADVASHQERIASIAQAAEQFVAGGHFDADNIRQKQQQLQGRYSALEQPMQMRKQRLLDSLQVQQLFRDVEDEEAWIREKEPVAASTNRGRDLIGVQNLQKKHQAVLAEINNHEPRVAAVCAAGSRMLSDGHFAAEEISQRLASLDEHWGQLKEKARQRKNDLDDSLQAHQYFADANEAESWMKEKRPIVMNADYGKDEDSSEALLKKHEALVSDLEAFASTIAALKEQAAACRQQETPAVDVAGKECVVALYDYTEKSPREVSMKKGDTLTLLNSSNKDWWKVEVNDRQGFVPAAYVKRVEPDAGLSASQQNLAREQGSIAARQAQIEAQYEDLLRLARERQNKLNETAKAYVLVREAAELATWIKGKENHAQVQDVGEDLEQVEVMQKKFDDFRADLKANEVRLAEMNEIAVQLMSVGQTEAALKIQTQIQELNEKWTSLQTLTAERASQLDSAHEVQRFHRDVDDTKDWIREKDAALNNDDLGKDLRSVQTLLRKHEGLERDLAALGDKIKQLDETANRLMQSHPDTAEQTYTKQKEINEEWTQLTAKADSRKKKLLDSYDLQRYLSDYRDLMAWINSMMGLVASEELANDVTGAEALLERHQNHRTEIDARYGIVPQEHRMEIDARVGTFQAFELFGQQLLQSNHYASVEIQEKLESMNEARQELEKAWIQRRMQLDQNLELQLFCRDCEQAENWMSAREAFLSSSSADALDSGDNVEALIKKHEDFDKAINGHEEKIAALQTLADQLIAAEHYAARPIDERRCQVLDRWRHLKDALIEKRSRLGESQTLQQFSRDADEMENWIAEKLQLATEENYKDPANIQSKHQKHQAFEAELAANAERISSVLAMGGNLIEKHQCAGSEDAVQKRLASIADQWEYLTHKTTEKSMKLKEANKQRTYIAAVKDLDFWLGEVESLLTSEDAGKDLASVQNLMKKHQLVEADINAHEERIKDMNAQADSLIESGQFEAAGIQEKRQSINERYERVRNLAAHRQARLNEANTLHQFFRDIADEESWIKEKKLLVGSDDYGRDLTGVQNLKKKHKRLEAELGSHEPAIQAVQEAGEKLMDVSNLGVPEIEQRLKLLEQAWSELKQLAATRGQKLDESLAYQQFLAKVEEEEAWIAEKQQLLSLEDYGDTMAAVQGLLKKHDAFETDFAAHGERCREIREAGEGLIAAGNHRAEAIEQRCQQLGAKLEQLGALAARRKTRLNDNSAYLQFMWKADVVESWIADKETHVRSEEFGRDLSSVQTLLTKQETFDAGLHAFEHEGIQNITSLKEMLIEAGHEQSPAIHKRHADVIARWQKLLADSQARKQRLLQMQEQFRQIEELYLTFAKKASAFNSWFENAEEDLTDPVRCNSIEEIRALREAHAQFQASLSSAEADFQALGALDRQIKNFNVGPNPYTWFTMEALEDTWRNLQKIIKERDVELAKEAQRQEENDKLRKEFAKHANAFHQWLADTRTSMMEGSGSLEQQLEATKRKTQEVRARRQDLKKIEDLGAILEEHLILDNRYTEHSTVGLAQQWDQLDQLGMRMQHNLEQQIQARNQSGVSEGALKEFSMMFKHYDKDKSGRLNHQEFKSCLRALGYDLPMVEEGQPDPEFENILDIVDPNRDGFVSLQDHMAFMISKETENVQSSQEIENAFRAITAADRPYVTKEELYANLTKEMADYCVARMKPYVDPKTERPITGALDYIEFTHTLFQN; this is translated from the exons ATGGATCAGCAGATCACCCCCAAGGAGGTGAAAATCCTCGAGAACCCAGAGGACATCcaggagaggagagagcagGTTCTGGGACGTTATGCCAATTTTAAGTCGGAGGCGCGCAGCAAGCGCGACAAACTCGAGGACTCTCGTCGTTTCCAG TACTTTAAACGAGATGCAGATGAACTCGAGGGTTGGATTTATGAGAAGTTGCAAGCTGCTTCCGATGAAAGCTACAAAGATCCGACCAACCTACAGGCAAAGATTCAAAAGCACCAGGCTTTTGAAGCCGAAGTCGCTGCTCATTCGAATGCGATTGTTCTATTAGACAATACTGGATCGGAAATGATTGCTCAGCACCACTTTGCTAGTGACATCATTCGTAAAAGGCTTG AGGAATTGCATCGCTTATGGGAATTGCTTCTTAATCGACTGGCTGACAAGGGATTGAAGCTGCAGCAGGCTTTGGTTCTTGTACAATTCATTCGCCATTGCGATGAAGTCATGTTTTGGATACATGACAAGGAAGTCTTCGTCACCACTGATGAGTTTGGACAAGATTTGGAGCACGTAGAAGTACTCCAAAGGAAATTTGACGAATTCCAGAAAGACATGACCAGCCAAGAATATCGTGTAACTGAAGTTAACGAATTAGCCGATAAATTACTTTTGGACGCTCATCCTGAGCGCGATACTATTTTAAGACGCAAAGAAGAATTGAATGAATCATGGCAGCGATTGAAACAACTCGCTATTCTGCGTCAAGAAAAATTGTTCGGTGCTCACGAAATTCAGAGATTCAATCGTGATGCCGACGAGACAATGGCTTGGATTGGAGAGAAAGACGCAGTACTGTCTTCCGATGATTTTGGTCGCGATTTGGCTAGTGTACAGCTGCTCCAGCGTACTCACGAGAACATTGAACGCGATTTGGCTGCGCTCGAAGACAAGGTGGCTACGCTTAGCACTGAAGCTGACAGACTAGCCGGCATCCATCAAGCCGAGCACTCTCAGCAAATTCAGTCCAAGAGAGCAGAGATTCTACAGTCCTGGGAATCGCTTACTGCTAAGGCAAAAGAACGCCGTTTCAAGCTCGACGAGTCTTACTACTTACATCGCTTCCTTGCTGACTACCGCGACCTTGTTTCATGGATGAACAACATGCGAGCAATCATCTCAGCTGATGAGCTTGCAAAGGACGTGGCTGGAGCTGAGGCGCTTCTTGAACGTCACCAAGAGCACAAGGGCGAGATCGATGCTCGTGCCGACAGCTTTGATTCAACCGGCCTCGCCGGAAGTAAGCTTCTCGAACGTCAACACTACGCTGCGTCGGAGGTAGCCATCAAGCTCGAATCTCTCGCTGCTGACAAGGCTTCGTTGCTTGAACTTTGGGAAAAGCGACGCATTCTTTACGAGCAGTGCATGGATCTGCAGCTCTTTTACCGTGACACTGAACAAGCTGATGCCTGGATGGCCAAGCAGGAAGCTTTCCTCGCCAACGAGGATCTTGGAGATTCCCTTGACAGCGTCGAGGCTCTCATCAAGAAGCACGAGGACTTTGACAAGTCCCTAGCTGCCCAGGAGGAAAAGATCAAGGCGCTTGACGAGTTTGCCAGCAAGCTCATCGAAGGCGAACATTATGCGGCCGATGAAGTAGCCCAGCGCCGGCAGGCTCTTTTGCAACGTCGCTCAGCCCTCCTTGAAAAGTCGGCTTTGCGCCGTCGTGCCCTTGAGGACGCCTACAAGCTGCAGCAGTTCGAGCGTGACTGCGATGAGACCAAAGGCTGGGTCAACGAGAAGCTTAAGTTCGCCACCGATGACAGCTACCTCGACCCTACCAATCTCAATGGTAAGCTGCAGAAACACCAGAATTTCGAGCAGGAGCTTCAAGCAAACAAAACGCGCATGCAAGAAATGGTCGCTCAGGGCCAGGAACTCATCGAAGCCGAGCATTACGCTCGCGAGCGCATCCAGTCGCGCATCAAGGAGATCGTCGAGCTCTGGGAAAGTCTGACCGAAGCCACTGAGAAGAAGGGCAACAAGCTTCAGGAAGCTGCGCAACAACAGCAATTCAACCGCACTGTCGAGGACGTCGAACTCTGGCTCTCAGAGGTCGAAGGTCAGCTCTTGTCCGAAGACTATGGCAAGGACCTTACCAGCGTGCAGAACCTTCAGAAAAAGCACGCCCTGCTCGAGGCCGACGTCGCCTCCCATCAAGAGCGTATCGCCTCTATTGCCCAGGCAGCCGAGCAGTTCGTCGCTGGAGGTCACTTTGACGCCGACAACATCCGTCAGAAGCAGCAACAACTGCAGGGACGCTATTCTGCTTTGGAGCAGCCTATGCAGATGCGCAAGCAGCGCTTGCTGGACTCGCTGCAGGTACAGCAGCTGTTCCGCGATGTCGAAGACGAGGAGGCCTGGATCCGCGAGAAGGAGCCTGTGGCAGCCAGCACCAACCGTGGTCGCGATCTCATTGGTGTGCAGAACCTGCAAAAGAAGCACCAGGCCGTCCTTGCTGAAATCAACAATCATGAGCCCCGAGTTGCAGCCGTCTGCGCAGCTGGCTCACGCATGTTGAGCGATGGTCATTTCGCAGCTGAAGAGATCAGCCAGAGACTGGCTAGTCTCGATGAACATTGGGGACAGTTGAAGGAGAAGGCTCGCCAGCGTAAGAACGACCTTGATGACTCGCTCCAGGCTCACCAATACTTCGCCGATGCCAATGAAGCCGAGTCTTGGATGAAGGAGAAGCGCCCCATCGTCATGAACGCCGATTACGGCAAAGACGAGGATAGTAGCGAGGCTCTGCTCAAGAAACACGAGGCTCTCGTGAGCGATCTCGAAGCTTTTGCTAGCACCATTGCAGCGCTCAAGGAACAGGCAGCCGCCTGCCGTCAGCAAGAGACACCTGCTGTCGACGTAGCTGGAAAGGAATGCGTTGTCGCACTCTACGATTACACCGAGAAGTCTCCTCGCGAGGTCTCTATGAAGAAAGGAGACACCCTTACACTCctcaacagcagcaacaaggACTGGTGGAAGGTGGAGGTAAACGATCGTCAGGGCTTCGTGCCAGCCGCCTATGTCAAGCGCGTAGAACCGGACGCGGGTCTTAGTGCTTCTCAGCAGAATCTGGCTCGCGAGCAGGGCTCCATTGCCGCTCGCCAGGCCCAGATTGAAGCCCAATACGAAGACTTGCTGCGATTGGCCAGAGAAAGACAAAACAAGCTTAATGAAACCGCCAAGGCGTACGTGTTGGTTCGCGAGGCCGCTGAACTGGCCACCTGGATCAAGGGCAAGGAGAACCATGCTCAGGTACAGGATGTAGGCGAGGATTTGGAACAAGTCGAGGTTATGCAGAAGAAGTTCGACGATTTCCGAGCTGATCTGAAGGCAAACGAGGTGCGTCTCGCAGAGATGAACGAGATCGCCGTGCAGCTGATGAGCGTCGGCCAGACCGAGGCAGCTCTTAAGATCCAGACGCAGATCCAAGAGCTTAACGAAAAATGGACGAGTCTGCAGACTCTAACAGCCGAGCGCGCCAGTCAGCTGGACTCTGCTCACGAAGTACAGCGCTTCCATCGCGATGTCGACGACACCAAAGACTGGATTCGCGAGAAGGATGCTGCCCTGAACAACGATGACCTGGGCAAGGACTTGCGCAGCGTGCAAACTCTGCTCCGCAAGCACGAAGGTCTGGAGCGCGACCTCGCTGCCCTTGGGGACAAGATTAAGCAGTTGGACGAAACAGCAAACCGCTTGATGCAGTCGCATCCTGATACGGCCGAGCAAACCTACACCAAGCAGAAGGAGATCAACGAGGAATGGACTCAGCTTACTGCCAAAGCTGATTCTAGAAAGAAGAAGCTGCTCGATTCTTATGACCTGCAACGCTATCTCAGCGACTATCGGGATCTTATGGCCTGGATTAATTCGATGATGGGTCTGGTAGCTTCCGAAGAATTGGCTAACGACGTCACCGGTGCTGAGGCTCTGCTTGAACGTCACCAG AATCACAGAACAGAAATCGATGCACGATATGGCATTGTTCCACAG GAACATCGCATGGAAATCGACGCCCGCGTTGGAACTTTCCAAGCTTTCGAGCTCTTCGGCCAGCAACTCTTGCAATCCAACCACTATGCTAGCGTTGAGATACAAGAGAAACTCGAATCTATGAACGAGGCTCGTCAAGAACTTGAGAAGGCTTGGATACAGCGCCGTATGCAGTTGGACCAGAACCTCGAGCTGCAACTCTTCTGCCGCGATTGCGAACAGGCCGAGAACTGGATGTCCGCTCGTGAAGCTTTCCTTAGTAGCAGTAGCGCTGATGCCCTCGACAGCGGTGACAATGTAGAGGCCCTCATCAAGAAGCACGAGGACTTCGACAAGGCTATCAACGGTCACGAAGAGAAAATAGCCGCTCTTCAAACTCTGGCTGATCAGCTTATTGCTGCTGAGCACTACGCTGCTCGACCTATCGACGAACGTCGCTGCCAGGTACTCGATCGCTGGCGTCACTTGAAAGATGCTCTCATTGAGAAACGATCACGGCTTGGCGAGTCCCAAACTCTGCAGCAATTCTCTCGCGATGCTGATGAGATGGAGAATTGGATCGCTGAGAAGCTGCAGCTCGCCACTGAAGAGAACTACAAAGATCCGGCTAATATACAGTCCAAACATCAAAAACACCAAGCCTTTGAAGCTGAGCTTGCTGCAAATGCCGAACGTATCTCGTCGGTGCTGGCTATGGGTGGTAACCTGATCGAAAAGCATCAGTGCGCTGGCTCTGAAGATGCCGTGCAGAAGCGTCTTGCCTCTATTGCCGATCAGTGGGAGTACCTCACTCACAAAACAACCGAAAAATCCATGAAACTAAAGGAAGCCAATAAGCAACGCACCTACATCGCTGCAGTCAAGGATTTAGACTTTTGGCTCGGTGAGGTCGAGAGTCTGCTGACAAGCGAAGATGCTGGCAAGGATCTCGCCTCAGTGCAGAACCTCATGAAGAAGCATCAACTGGTTGAGGCCGACATCAACGCCCACGAGGAGCGTATTAAAGACATGAATGCTCAGGCTGACTCCCTCATCGAGAGCGGTCAATTCGAGGCAGCGGGTATCCAAGAAAAGCGTCAAAGCATCAACGAACGCTATGAACGCGTACGCAACCTCGCAGCTCACAGGCAGGCTAGACTCAATGAGGCTAACACCTTGCATCAGTTCTTCCGCGACATCGCCGACGAGGAGTCCTGGATCAAGGAGAAGAAGCTTCTCGTTGGTTCAGATGACTACGGTCGTGACCTTACAGGCGTTcagaatttaaagaaaaagcaCAAGCGTCTCGAGGCTGAGCTTGGCAGCCACGAGCCCGCTATCCAAGCCGTACAAGAAGCTGGTGAGAAACTCATGGACGTCTCCAACCTAGGCGTACCAGAGATCGAGCAACGACTCAAGCTTCTCGAACAGGCGTGGTCTGAATTGAAACAACTAGCTGCCACGCGTGGTCAGAAGCTTGACGAGTCGCTGGCTTACCAGCAATTTTTGGCAAAGGTTGAAGAGGAAGAAGCCTGGATCGCCGAGAAACAGCAATTGCTCTCACTCGAGGATTACGGCGATACAATGGCTGCCGTGCAAGGTTTGCTCAAGAAGCACGACGCTTTCGAGACAGACTTTGCTGCCCACGGTGAACGTTGCCGTGAAATCCGCGAAGCCGGTGAGGGACTCATAGCTGCAGGTAACCATCGTGCTGAGGCAATCGAACAGCGCTGCCAGCAGCTAGGAGCCAAGCTTGAACAGCTTGGAGCTTTGGCTGCTAGACGCAAGACTCGCCTCAACGATAACTCAGCTTACCTGCAGTTCATGTGGAAGGCTGACGTAGTCGAGTCCTGGATCGCTGACAAGGAAACACACGTACGATCCGAAGAGTTTGGCCGTGATTTGTCCAGTGTGCAGACTTTGCTCACCAAACAGGAGACCTTCGACGCTGGTCTGCACGCTTTCGAACACGAGGGTATTCAGAACATAACTTCTCTCAAGGAGATGCTAATCGAGGCCGGTCATGAACAGAGCCCCGCGATTCACAAACGTCACGCTGACGTTATCGCTCGCTGGCAGAAGCTGCTTGCCGATTCGCAAGCCCGTAAGCAGCGTCTCTTGCAGATGCAGGAGCAATTCCGTCAGATAGAAGAGCTTTACCTGACTTTCGCCAAGAAGGCATCGGCCTTCAACTCGTGGTTCGAAAACGCTGAGGAGGATTTGACCGACCCTGTCCGCTGCAACAGCATCGAAGAGATCCGTGCTTTGCGCGAAGCTCATGCGCAGTTCCAAGCTAGTCTGTCATCGGCTGAGGCCGACTTCCAGGCTCTTGGAGCTCTTGACCGCCAAATCAAGAACTTCAATGTTGGCCCCAACCCTTACACCTGGTTCACCATGGAAGCGCTCGAGGACACCTGGCGCAACTTGCAGAAGATCATCAAGGAGCGCGACGTCGAATTAGCTAAGGAAGCTCAGCGTCAAGAGGAAAACGACAAGTTGCGAAAGGAGTTCGCCAAGCACGCCAATGCCTTCCATCAGTGGCTCGCGGACACCCGTACTTCTATGATGGAAGGATCGGGCTCACTTGAACAACAGCTCGAAGCAACAAAGAGAAAGACACAAGAAGTCCGAGCGCGGCGTCAAGATCTCAAAAAGATCGAGGATTTGGGCGCAATACTGGAAGAACATTTGATTCTCGACAACAGGTACACAGAACACAGTACTGTAGGACTGGCCCAACAATGGGACCAGCTCGACCAGTTGGGTATGCGTATGCAGCATAACCTGGAACAACAGATTCAAGCTCGTAACCAATCTGGAGTGTCGGAAGGAGCCCTCAAGGAGTTCTCGATGATGTTCAAGCATTACGACAAGGACAAGAGCGGACGACTAAATCACCAAGAGTTCAAGTCGTGCCTCAGAGCTTTGGGTTACGATCTACCTATGGTGGAAGAAGGACAACCAGATCCAgaattcgaaaatattctag ACATTGTCGACCCGAACAGAGATGGCTTTGTTTCCTTACAAGATCACATGGCATTCATGATCAGCAAGGAAACTGAGAATGTCCAAAGTTCACAAGAAATCGAAAACGCCTTCCGAGCTATTACAGCTGCCGATCGTCCTTACGTCACGAAAGAGGAACTCTACGCT AACCTCACGAAAGAAATGGCGGACTATTGTGTGGCGAGGATGAAACCATACGTCGACCCGAAGACGGAACGACCGATCACCGGCGCACTAGACTATATAGAATTTACACACACGTTATTCcagaattaa